The following proteins come from a genomic window of Salvia hispanica cultivar TCC Black 2014 chromosome 4, UniMelb_Shisp_WGS_1.0, whole genome shotgun sequence:
- the LOC125222970 gene encoding threonine--tRNA ligase, chloroplastic/mitochondrial 2, which yields MLVVSSSRIGVMEAALSLSLSLSKHSLLPAHRLVHHFSPRCTLRNHHLHRHRRTTRFSAVATQVTETPPSTAPVLPTNQSSQTLLRIRHTCAHVMAMAVQKIYPQAKVTIGPWIDNGFYYDFDVEPLTDHDLKKIKKEMDRIIGRNLPLIREQVTRDEAQKRIMAINEPYKMEILQSIKEEPITIYHIGDEWWDLCAGPHLESTGNINRKAVQLESVAGAYWRGDITKPMLQRVYGTAWENEEQLKAYLHFKEEAKRRDHRRIGQDLDLFSIQDEAGGGLVFWHPKGAIMRHIIEDAWKKIHLQRGYDLLYTPHVAKADLWKISGHLDFYKENMFEQMEIEKELYQLRPMNCPYHILVYKAQQHSYRDFPIRVAELGTVYRYELSGSLHGLFRVRGFTQDDAHIFCLEDQIKDEIRGVLDLTEEILLQFGFDKYEVNLSTRPEKFVGGDEIWDKATAALKDALNDKGWSYQIDDGGGAFYGPKIDLKIEDALGRKWQCSTIQVDFNLPERFDMTYVDSDQERKRPIMIHRAILGSLERFFGVLIEHYAGDFPLWLAPIQTHLLPITDSQLDYCKRVLERLKADGIRAEICHGERISKLIRSSEKLKIPLMAVVGAKEVENETVTVRSRFGGELGTMAVDEFVTRIKHAIQDRTSF from the exons ATGTTGGTGGTTAGCAGCAGCAGGATTGGTGTAATGGAGGCTGCTTTATCcctttctctatctctctccaAACACTCTCTCCTCCCAGCTCACAGACTTGTCCACCATTTCTCTCCGAGATGCACCCTCCGCAATCATCATTTGCATCGCCACCGGAGGACCACCAGATTCTCCGCCGTCGCCACTCAAGTCACAGAAACACCCCCATCCACCGCTCCTGTTCTACCCACTAACCAGTCCTCCCAGACGCTCCTCAGGATTCGCCACACC TGTGCTCATGTGATGGCCATGGCTGTTCAAAAGATTTATCCACAAGCAAAAGTCACAATTGGCCCTTGGATCGACAATGGCTTCTATTACGATTTTGATGTGGAGCCTCTCACTGACCACGACCTTAAgaagattaagaaggaaatg GATCGCATTATTGGTAGGAATCTGCCCTTAATCAGAGAACAAGTCACCAGGGATGAAGCACAAAAAAGGATTATGGCCATCAACGAGCCCTACAAAATGGAGATTCTCCAGAGCATCAAGGAGGAGCCTATCACTATCTATCACATAGGTGATGAATGGTGGGATCTTTGTGCTGGCCCTCATCTAGAATCTACTGGTAATATCAATAGAAAAGCTGTTCAGCTTGAATCTGTTGCTGGGGCTTACTGGAGAGGAGATATAACTAAGCCAATGCTTCAAAGAGTATATGGCACTGCATGGGAGAATGAAGAGCAGTTGAAAGCCTATCTTCACTTCAAGGAGGAGGCTAAAAGGCGGGATCATCGCCGAATAGGACAAgatcttgatttattttctatacaG GATGAGGCTGGCGGCGGATTGGTTTTTTGGCATCCAAAGGGTGCTATCATGAGACATATAATTGAAGATGCCTGGAAAAAGATTCACCTACAGCGTGGCTATGATCTCCTCTATACCCCACACGTGGCAAAAGCAGATCTCTGGAAGATTAGTGGTCATCTGGACTTTTACAAAGAAAACATGTTTGAGCAGATGGAGATAGAGAAGGAACTTTATCAGCTTCGACCAATGAATTGCCCTTACCATATTTTGGTCTACAAAGCACAGCAACATTCCTATAGGGATTTTCCAATCAGGGTTGCAGAGCTTGGAACGGTGTATAGATATGAGCTGTCTGGAAGTTTACATGGTCTATTCCGAGTACGAGGATTTACTCAG GATGATGCCCACATCTTTTGTTTAGAGGATCAAATCAAAGATGAAATCAGGGGTGTCTTGGATCTTACAGAGGAAATACTGCTGCAGTTTGGGTTTGACAAGTACGAAGTGAACCTGTCAACAAGACCAGAGAAATTTGTCGGAGGTGATGAAATATGGGACAAAGCAACCGCTGCTCTAAAGGACGCTCTAAATGACAAAGGCTGGAGTTATCAAATCGATGATGGTGGTGGTGCTTTTTACGGCCCCAAAATTGATCTCAAAATAGAGGATGCTCTGGGTAGGAAGTGGCAGTGCTCGACCATACAG GTTGATTTTAATTTGCCTGAGCGGTTTGACATGACATATGTGGACTCTGATCAAGAGAGAAAGCGACCAATCATGATACATAGAGCAATTCTTGGATCGCTGGAGCGCTTTTTTGGAGTTCTTATTGAACATTATGCTGGAGATTTTCCATTATGGCTTGCTCCAATTCAGACTCACTTGTTACCCATAACCGACTCACAG CTGGATTACTGCAAGAGGGTGCTTGAAAGATTGAAAGCTGATGGGATTCGAGCTGAAATATGCCACGGGGAGAGGATATCAAAACTTATTAGAAGCTCGGAAAAGCTTAAAATTCCACTGATGGCTGTAGTTGGAGCAAAAGAGGTAGAAAATGAGACAGTGACTGTAAGATCTAGGTTTGGTGGAGAGTTGGGAACCATGGCAGTTGATGAATTTGTCACCAGAATCAAGCATGCAATTCAAGACAGGACTTCGTTTTAG